In Phragmites australis chromosome 24, lpPhrAust1.1, whole genome shotgun sequence, the following are encoded in one genomic region:
- the LOC133907685 gene encoding 1-acyl-sn-glycerol-3-phosphate acyltransferase BAT2, chloroplastic-like, producing the protein MGTLLRPGPPAAPAAASPLPVSFSSAHAAAGGGGARIQPRRVSAVVFRSPSRQVLATRCRRRDTVVRSDVLAGGAAAAAGDSTQALSDLQVAPRVRGVCFYMVTAVAAIFLFIAMVVVHPLVLLFDRYRRRAQHYIAKVWATLTISMFYKLEIKGMENLPPNSSPAVYVANHQSFLDIYTLLTLGRCFKFISKTSIFMFPIIGWAMYLLGVIPLRRTDSRSQLDCLKRCVDLVNKGASVFFFPEGTRSKDGKLGVFKRGAFSVATKTGAPVIPITLIGTGKLMPSGMESTLNSGSVKVIIHRPIKGNDAETLCSEARNVIADTLLLHGYGVH; encoded by the exons ATGGGGACGCTCCTCCGGCCGGGGCCGCCCGCCGCTCCGGCGGCCGCGTCGCCCCTCCCCGTCTCCTTCTCCTCCGCCCACG CGGCGGCTGGCGGGGGCGGAGCGAGGATACAGCCGCGTCGGGTGTCGGCGGTGGTGTTCCGCTCCCCGAGCCGGCAGGTACTGGCGACGAGGTGTCGGCGGAGAGACACGGTAGTGAGGTCGGATGTCCTCGCCGGTGGCGCTGCCGCCGCAGCTGGGGATTCGACGCAGGCGCTGTCAG ACCTGCAAGTGGCTCCAAGAGTCAGAGGGGTTTGCTTCTATATGGTGACTGCAGTTGCAGCGATATTTTTGTTTATAGCTATGGTTGTGGTTCATCCACTTGTACTGCTATTTGACCGATACCGTCGGAGAGCTCAGCATTACATTGCGAAGGTTTGGGCTACTTTGACAATTTCCATGTTCTACAAGCTTGAGATCAAGGGAATGGAGAATCTACCTCCAAATAGCAGCCCTGCTGTCTATGTTGCTAACCATCAGAGCTTCTTGGATATCTATACCCTTCTAACTCTAGGGAGGTGCTTCAAGTTTATAAGCAAGACCAGTATCTTTATGTTCCCAATTATTGGGTGGGCAATGTATCTCTTGGGTGTGATTCCGTTGCGGCGTACGGACAGCAGAAGCCAATTG GACTGTCTCAAACGGTGTGTTGATTTGGTGAACAAAGGAGCTTCTGTATTTTTCTTTCCAGAGGGGACTCGGAGTAAAGATGGAAAGCTAGGTGTATTTAAG AGAGGTGCATTTAGTGTCGCCACAAAGACCGGTGCTCCTGTTATACCTATTACTCTTATCGGAACCGGGAAACTGATGCCTTCTGGAATGGAAAGCACTCTTAATTCAGGTTCGGTAAAGGTCATTATTCACCGACCTATCAAAGGGAATGATGCAGAGACATTATGTTCTGAAGCAAGGAATGTGATAGCAGACACTCTTCTGCTACATGGTTATGGAGTGCACTAA